The following coding sequences are from one Vibrio syngnathi window:
- a CDS encoding NADP-dependent oxidoreductase: MENKQIAITQFGGVENLSIQTRAIPEPKAGEVVVKVSFSGINPIDVKTRAGLGWAAAQNKDNLPWVSGYDISGQIATLGEQAERFTVGDNVAGFIGFPLQGGGYSQYVCVPEAALSMVPDSVTLEAAAALPLASQTAAQALNKAEVKEGDRVLILAGAGGVGHLAVQIAVAAKAEVYTTCSEANLDYLATLGAHAINYKFAPASERVSDVDVLIDLVGGDTALDALKCLKDGARVVTVPTLSAELICEKATLLGFTASGMLVEPNPEQMDTMLYMVSVGLLKTEIQGIYQLDEAQSAHLQVETGHTRGKVLLKMQEG, from the coding sequence ATGGAAAATAAACAGATAGCGATTACTCAATTCGGCGGTGTCGAAAACCTTAGTATTCAAACCCGTGCTATTCCTGAGCCTAAGGCTGGAGAAGTCGTGGTTAAAGTTTCCTTTTCGGGCATTAATCCGATTGATGTTAAAACCCGTGCTGGTCTAGGTTGGGCTGCAGCACAGAACAAAGATAACCTGCCTTGGGTTTCTGGTTATGACATTTCAGGGCAAATTGCCACCCTAGGGGAGCAGGCTGAGCGCTTTACGGTTGGCGACAACGTGGCAGGCTTTATTGGTTTCCCACTGCAAGGTGGCGGTTACAGCCAATATGTGTGTGTCCCGGAAGCGGCATTAAGCATGGTTCCTGATTCGGTAACTCTAGAAGCGGCCGCAGCATTACCATTAGCCAGTCAAACAGCAGCCCAAGCGCTCAATAAAGCTGAAGTGAAAGAGGGCGATCGCGTACTTATCTTAGCGGGTGCTGGCGGCGTTGGTCATCTAGCGGTTCAAATCGCCGTGGCAGCGAAAGCCGAGGTTTACACAACTTGTAGTGAAGCGAATCTTGATTACTTAGCAACGTTAGGCGCCCATGCGATTAACTATAAGTTTGCGCCAGCATCAGAAAGAGTCTCTGATGTTGATGTGCTGATTGATTTGGTTGGTGGCGATACTGCTCTCGATGCATTGAAGTGTCTAAAAGATGGCGCAAGAGTCGTGACAGTCCCCACTTTATCTGCAGAATTGATCTGCGAAAAAGCAACATTACTAGGCTTTACTGCATCAGGCATGCTGGTTGAGCCAAACCCAGAGCAAATGGACACTATGCTGTACATGGTCAGTGTCGGATTGCTCAAAACAGAAATTCAAGGTATCTACCAGTTAGACGAAGCGCAGTCAGCTCATCTACAGGTTGAAACCGGACATACCAGAGGCAAGGTACTACTTAAAATGCAAGAAGGTTGA
- a CDS encoding YqaA family protein — MLEFFNSLFENIALWFSDSALWVLFISGFLSATLLPGGSEASLVAALSLDQFSTSSIILLATLGNTLGGLTNYWIGLWLPNRTQSEKHGHKAMAWLSRYGYWTLLFSWLPIIGDPLCLAAGWLRMKFIPSVILIAIGKAARYSLLAAIYFGFF, encoded by the coding sequence GTGCTAGAGTTTTTTAATTCTCTGTTTGAAAACATAGCGCTGTGGTTCTCTGACTCGGCGCTGTGGGTACTCTTTATTAGTGGCTTTTTGAGTGCCACATTATTGCCCGGGGGATCAGAAGCGAGCCTTGTGGCAGCCTTGAGCTTAGATCAGTTCTCAACATCATCGATCATTCTTCTGGCGACACTCGGTAATACTTTGGGGGGCCTGACCAACTATTGGATTGGTTTATGGTTGCCTAATCGAACTCAATCTGAAAAGCATGGTCATAAGGCTATGGCTTGGCTGAGCCGTTATGGTTACTGGACATTGTTATTCAGTTGGTTACCCATCATTGGTGATCCTTTATGTCTGGCTGCGGGTTGGCTGAGAATGAAATTTATCCCTAGCGTTATTTTGATAGCGATTGGCAAAGCCGCTCGCTACAGCTTACTTGCTGCTATCTACTTCGGTTTTTTCTAA
- a CDS encoding M16 family metallopeptidase, with amino-acid sequence MKKVLLGTFSLIAIAGCSYNVPSSTPFFSSLPEGVTLLEEVKPSKDKVVIPYAKYQLENGLTVILSPDDSDPLVHVDVTYHVGSAREQIGKSGFAHFFEHMMFQGSENVGDQQHFKIITEAGGSLNGTTNRDRTNYFETVPSNQLEKMLWLESDRMGFLLDAVSQKKFEVQRGTVKNERAQSYENRPYGLMWERMGEALYPEGHPYSWQPIGYVEDLDRVDVNDLKAFFLRWYGPNNAVLTIGGDIDVDDTLEWVNKYFGPIPQGPEVKAAEKQPAVLTEDKYITLKDNIRQPMVLVGWPTTYRGEETQASLNALSNVLGSGTNSYLYQNLVKTQKAVSAGSFHDCAELACTMYVYAMGNSGEKGDLTVLNKELMDTLDQFSKEGVEQERLDQITGMAEADAVFALQSVKGKVSQLASNQTFYGQPDRIESQLDQIRAVTPESVSKAYQDFIEGKHKVTLSVVPKKKLDLAVREATFTTPARTLPEYSKVTEEQLDFRKAPNTFDRSVMPEVNFGVEATMPELYRMHFANGTDLIGTVTSETPTVQLQIQLPAGERYVRKGQEGLANLTASMMEEGSTKRTVEELQATLDKLGSSVSISAGSYTTDISVSTLEKNLPQTLAIVQEVLFEPKFDEQDFERVKKQMLEGVVYQHQQPSWMASQATREVLFGSTVFGRASDGTKDSLESLTLDDVKLFYSQHYTPEGANIVIVGDILKEEVGKQLQFFEKWQGDAAPLTRPQIIKELSGQNLYLVDKPGAPQSIVRLVRKGLPFDATGELYLSQLANFNLAGNFNSRINQNLREDKAYTYGASGYFASTRETGAVVFSAQVRANATVPSIQEFIAELNEFSQSGLTDEEMKFMRLAVGQQDALKYETPSQKAGLLSNIVALSLDEDYLQQRNQIVETVSKETLNELSKKWFDPNDYQIIVVGDATSLRPQLEKLDIPIEELEIIR; translated from the coding sequence ATGAAAAAGGTTTTACTTGGTACATTTTCTCTTATCGCCATTGCTGGCTGTTCTTACAATGTACCTAGCTCAACACCCTTCTTTTCCTCGTTACCGGAAGGCGTCACTCTGTTAGAAGAGGTTAAGCCTTCTAAAGATAAAGTGGTGATTCCTTATGCGAAGTATCAGCTTGAAAACGGCTTGACCGTTATTCTTTCTCCTGATGATTCTGATCCACTTGTTCATGTTGATGTGACCTATCATGTGGGTTCTGCTCGTGAACAGATTGGTAAATCAGGCTTTGCTCACTTCTTTGAACACATGATGTTCCAAGGCTCTGAGAACGTCGGTGATCAACAGCACTTCAAGATCATCACCGAAGCGGGTGGTTCGTTAAATGGCACCACCAACCGTGACCGAACTAATTACTTTGAAACCGTTCCTTCTAACCAACTCGAAAAAATGTTGTGGTTAGAATCGGACAGAATGGGTTTCTTGCTAGATGCAGTTTCTCAAAAGAAATTTGAGGTGCAAAGAGGCACGGTTAAGAATGAGCGAGCGCAAAGCTATGAAAACCGCCCTTACGGTTTGATGTGGGAGCGCATGGGAGAAGCACTGTATCCAGAAGGTCACCCTTACTCGTGGCAACCAATCGGTTATGTTGAAGACTTAGATCGTGTTGATGTGAATGACCTTAAGGCATTTTTCTTACGTTGGTATGGCCCAAACAATGCCGTGTTAACGATCGGTGGTGATATCGACGTTGATGACACGCTAGAGTGGGTTAACAAGTACTTTGGCCCTATCCCTCAAGGACCTGAAGTTAAGGCGGCAGAGAAGCAACCTGCAGTGCTGACTGAAGACAAGTACATCACCTTAAAAGATAATATTCGTCAGCCGATGGTGCTTGTTGGTTGGCCAACAACGTATCGTGGTGAAGAGACGCAGGCTTCATTGAATGCACTGTCCAACGTGTTAGGTTCTGGCACCAACAGTTATCTGTATCAAAACCTTGTAAAAACGCAAAAAGCGGTGAGCGCAGGATCTTTCCATGATTGTGCTGAGCTTGCATGTACCATGTATGTGTATGCGATGGGTAATTCAGGTGAAAAAGGCGATTTGACGGTTCTAAACAAAGAGCTGATGGATACCTTAGATCAATTCTCGAAAGAGGGCGTTGAACAAGAGCGTTTAGATCAGATCACTGGTATGGCAGAAGCGGATGCAGTTTTTGCACTGCAAAGTGTTAAAGGCAAGGTTTCACAGCTTGCGTCTAACCAAACCTTCTATGGTCAGCCGGATCGCATTGAATCGCAACTCGATCAAATTCGAGCGGTTACTCCAGAAAGCGTAAGCAAGGCATACCAAGATTTCATCGAAGGCAAGCACAAGGTTACGTTGAGTGTGGTTCCTAAGAAAAAACTCGACTTAGCGGTTCGTGAGGCTACTTTTACCACACCTGCACGTACCCTTCCTGAATACAGTAAGGTGACGGAAGAGCAACTGGATTTCAGAAAGGCGCCAAACACATTTGATCGCAGCGTGATGCCAGAAGTGAACTTTGGTGTTGAAGCGACCATGCCTGAGCTGTATCGCATGCACTTTGCGAACGGCACTGATTTGATTGGTACCGTGACCAGTGAAACGCCGACAGTACAGCTGCAAATTCAACTGCCTGCAGGCGAACGCTATGTTCGTAAAGGTCAAGAAGGCTTGGCGAACCTAACGGCTTCGATGATGGAAGAGGGATCGACTAAACGAACGGTTGAAGAACTACAGGCGACCTTAGATAAGCTTGGCAGTAGCGTAAGCATTAGTGCCGGCAGCTATACCACAGATATTTCAGTCTCGACGTTAGAGAAAAATCTGCCTCAAACCTTAGCGATCGTGCAAGAAGTTCTATTCGAGCCTAAGTTTGATGAGCAAGACTTTGAACGTGTTAAGAAGCAGATGCTTGAAGGCGTAGTGTATCAACACCAACAGCCAAGCTGGATGGCTTCTCAAGCAACCCGAGAAGTGTTGTTCGGTAGCACTGTTTTTGGTCGAGCGAGTGATGGCACCAAGGACTCTCTAGAGTCGCTAACTCTAGACGATGTAAAACTGTTTTACAGTCAGCACTATACTCCTGAGGGAGCTAATATTGTTATTGTAGGGGACATCTTGAAGGAGGAGGTTGGAAAGCAGCTTCAGTTCTTTGAAAAATGGCAAGGTGACGCTGCACCACTCACTCGTCCACAGATCATCAAGGAGCTTTCGGGGCAGAACTTGTACTTAGTGGATAAGCCGGGAGCACCGCAAAGTATTGTACGCCTAGTTCGTAAAGGCCTGCCGTTTGATGCGACCGGTGAGTTGTATTTAAGCCAGCTAGCTAACTTTAATTTAGCTGGTAACTTCAATAGCCGTATCAACCAGAACCTGCGTGAAGACAAAGCCTACACTTACGGTGCAAGCGGTTACTTTGCGAGTACGCGTGAAACTGGTGCGGTAGTGTTTAGTGCTCAAGTTAGAGCCAATGCGACGGTTCCATCGATTCAAGAGTTTATCGCTGAGCTAAACGAATTTAGTCAGAGTGGATTAACTGACGAAGAGATGAAATTTATGCGCCTTGCTGTCGGTCAACAAGATGCGCTTAAATACGAAACACCCAGTCAAAAGGCCGGGTTGTTGAGTAATATTGTTGCATTGAGCCTTGATGAAGACTACTTACAGCAGCGCAACCAGATAGTAGAAACGGTTTCAAAAGAAACTTTAAATGAGCTATCGAAGAAATGGTTTGACCCGAATGATTATCAAATAATTGTTGTTGGTGACGCGACTTCCTTGCGTCCTCAATTAGAAAAGTTAGATATTCCAATAGAAGAGCTTGAAATCATTCGTTAG